The Actinosynnema mirum DSM 43827 genomic interval CGGAGCACCGGTGGGCCGAGGCGCGGCCCAGGTGGGTGGCGGCCGAGGAGTACGGGTTCGACCACGCCTGGACGTTCGACCACCTGGCCTGGGGCAGGTTGGCCGACCACGCCTGGTACGCCGCGGTGCCGACGCTGGCGCTGGCCGCCGAGGCGACCTCGCGGATCAGGCTCGGCCTGCTGGTGGCCTCGCCGAACTTCCGCCACCCGGTGCCGTTCACCCGCGACGTGACCACGCTGGACGAGGTGTCGGACGGCCGGTTCACCCTGGGCGTCGGGGCGGGCGCCATGGGCGGGTACGACGCGAACGTCCTCGGCGCGCCCGCGACGAGCCCGCACCGGCGGTTCGCCGAGTTCGTGGAGCTGCTGGACCGCCTGCTCACCACCGACCGGGTCGACCACGCGGGCGATCACTACACCGCCGTGGGCGCGCGGAACGTGCCCGGCTGCGTCCAGCGGCCCCGGCCGCCGTTCGTGGTGGCGGCCAACGGCCCGAAGGGGATGCGGTTGGCGGCCCGGTTCGGGCGGGGCTGGGTGACCACGGGGCTGCCGAACGACGACCTGGCGGTCTGGTGGGGCTCGCTGCGCGAGCTGTCCGGGCGGCTCGACGACGTGCTCGACGCGGCCGGGCTGCCGCGCGACCACCTGGAGCGGCACCTGCAGAGCGACATGGCGCCGGTGCTGTCGACCTCCAGCGTCGAGTGCTACCGGGACTTCGTCGGCCGGGCGGGTGAGCTGGGGTTCACGGACCTGGCCGCGCCGTGGCCGCGCGACGAGGGCGTGTTCGCCGGTGACGAGTCGGTGGTGGAGGCGATCGCGGCCGAGGTGCTGCCCGGCCTGAGGACCGGGCAGCACTGAGGACCGGGCAGCGCTGAACAACCGACCGGGGCCGCACGCACACGCGCGCGTGCGGCTCCGGCCGACAAGGCCCGGTCGACCAGGCCCGGTCGATCAGCCCCAGCCGCCCCGCTCCCGGTACATCCGCCGCTGGGCCTTGCTCATCGCCCGCTCCGCGCCGCGCCGCTCGGCCCGCAGCCGGGGATCGGTCCGGCTGGCCAGCCACTCGCTCTCGCGCCGCAGCTCGTGCAGGCTGTCGACCCTGCGCCGCTCCAGCCCGCCGTCGTCCACGGCGGCCAGCACCGCGCACCCCGGCTCGGCGACGTGCGCGCAGTCGGCGAACCGGCACGACCGCGCCAGCTCCTCGACCTCGGCGAACGCCTGCCGCACGCCCTCGTCGGCGGCGTGCAGCCCCACCGCCCGCAGCCCCGGCGTGTCGATCAGCACTCCCCCGCCGGGCAGGGCGTGCAGCT includes:
- a CDS encoding LLM class flavin-dependent oxidoreductase, with the translated sequence MRVGITILPEHRWAEARPRWVAAEEYGFDHAWTFDHLAWGRLADHAWYAAVPTLALAAEATSRIRLGLLVASPNFRHPVPFTRDVTTLDEVSDGRFTLGVGAGAMGGYDANVLGAPATSPHRRFAEFVELLDRLLTTDRVDHAGDHYTAVGARNVPGCVQRPRPPFVVAANGPKGMRLAARFGRGWVTTGLPNDDLAVWWGSLRELSGRLDDVLDAAGLPRDHLERHLQSDMAPVLSTSSVECYRDFVGRAGELGFTDLAAPWPRDEGVFAGDESVVEAIAAEVLPGLRTGQH